The following are encoded in a window of Bacteroidota bacterium genomic DNA:
- a CDS encoding tetratricopeptide repeat protein, translating to MPLRRYTYIRLLACCFFVSAYSICAAQPDAAIQLYNQGVDYLNTGQAEQAVEAFNRALELDENYLAAYFNRGNAYYDSELFQEAIQDFSRVLQLDSSQTEAWANRGLSYRHSEAFDLAVQDYNRAIALDSGDAELYFYRGVAYRLWEKADLARQDLGQAIRMNPNEPNYYVERAYLQLTEAEDAAALADLQRAAELAPDDPFYIIELANLLYDLGRKEEACTTWQQAISLGSEAAQSIWNSNCP from the coding sequence ATGCCATTACGGAGATACACCTATATCAGGCTGCTTGCCTGCTGCTTCTTTGTTAGTGCCTATTCCATTTGTGCGGCCCAGCCCGATGCTGCCATACAGCTGTACAACCAGGGGGTAGACTACCTGAACACGGGCCAGGCCGAGCAGGCTGTTGAGGCATTTAACCGGGCCCTTGAACTGGATGAGAACTACCTGGCCGCCTACTTCAACCGTGGAAATGCCTATTACGATTCCGAGCTTTTTCAAGAGGCAATACAGGATTTTAGCCGCGTGCTACAGCTAGACTCCAGCCAGACAGAGGCCTGGGCCAACCGGGGGCTATCCTACCGGCACAGCGAGGCATTTGACCTGGCCGTGCAAGACTATAATCGGGCCATAGCCCTGGACAGCGGCGATGCAGAGCTGTACTTCTACCGGGGGGTGGCATATCGGCTGTGGGAGAAAGCCGACCTGGCCCGGCAAGACCTCGGGCAGGCCATTCGGATGAATCCCAATGAACCGAACTATTATGTAGAGCGGGCCTACCTGCAGCTAACCGAGGCGGAAGACGCAGCAGCCCTGGCCGACCTACAACGGGCGGCTGAACTGGCCCCCGACGATCCCTTTTACATCATCGAACTGGCTAACCTGCTGTACGACCTGGGCCGAAAGGAGGAAGCCTGCACCACCTGGCAGCAGGCCATCTCACTAGGCTCGGAAGCGGCCCAAAGTATATGGAACAGCAACTGCCCCTAG
- a CDS encoding SDR family oxidoreductase encodes MSKKVLVTGATGNIGSQLVQELRKASVPFLEATTEKDQQGVGEKVFIDFLDKDSLVQAFKQANTVFLLFPMVEQMIEYAKNAVEAAKAAGVQTLVRSSGAGADSNAGFMMPKVQGTIDDLITQSGIPYVITQPSGFMQNFVNFMADSIKTGAVYMPVGDGKLGWVDVRDIARVNAAILKNPQPYLGQKITITGGENLSFAEAIKILSDTIGKPVQFVDVPEEAARDAMQKMGMPAFIIDMTESLNRIIKAGYAAGVADSVLKITGQSPIAFRQFVADYKQAWL; translated from the coding sequence ATGTCAAAGAAAGTACTCGTAACCGGTGCCACCGGCAATATCGGATCGCAACTCGTACAGGAACTGCGCAAGGCTTCGGTGCCATTTCTAGAGGCCACCACTGAGAAAGACCAGCAGGGTGTGGGAGAAAAGGTCTTTATAGACTTTCTGGATAAGGACAGCCTAGTCCAGGCTTTCAAGCAGGCCAACACCGTTTTTCTGCTTTTCCCCATGGTAGAGCAGATGATTGAGTATGCAAAAAATGCGGTGGAGGCGGCTAAGGCGGCAGGCGTGCAAACCCTCGTACGGTCTAGCGGTGCTGGTGCCGATAGCAACGCGGGCTTTATGATGCCCAAGGTACAGGGCACAATAGACGACCTGATTACCCAGAGTGGGATCCCCTATGTAATCACCCAGCCCTCCGGCTTTATGCAGAATTTTGTAAACTTCATGGCCGATTCGATCAAGACAGGAGCCGTGTACATGCCCGTGGGAGACGGAAAATTAGGCTGGGTGGATGTGCGGGACATTGCCCGAGTAAACGCAGCGATTCTGAAGAACCCTCAGCCCTATTTGGGTCAAAAGATCACCATAACGGGGGGCGAAAACCTTTCGTTTGCAGAGGCTATAAAGATTTTGTCTGACACGATCGGGAAGCCCGTACAGTTTGTAGACGTACCCGAAGAGGCTGCACGCGATGCCATGCAAAAAATGGGAATGCCTGCCTTCATAATCGACATGACCGAAAGCCTGAACCGCATCATCAAGGCGGGCTATGCAGCCGGTGTTGCAGATTCAGTGCTGAAAATTACAGGTCAGTCACCCATTGCCTTCAGGCAGTTTGTGGCCGACTACAAGCAGGCTTGGCTATAG
- a CDS encoding catalase: protein MKEKPKLTTSAGAPVSNNQNSETAGQHGPVLLQDYKLIEKLAHQNRERIPERVVHAKGWGALGTFRVTGDITKYSRAKIFSQVGKETPVLSRFSTVAGELGAADTERDVRGFSLKFYTEEGNWDLVGNNTPVFFIRDGYKFPDFIRTQKRHPKTNLRSATAMWDFWSQTPESLHQVTILMSDRGIPRTPMHMNGYGSHTFSFWNDKNERFWVKFHFKTQQGHAHYTNEESAKVIGETREKYQEELYGAIESGRYPRWTLYVQVMPETDAEKTPYNPFDLTRVWPHADYPLIEVGVLELNRNPDNYWQYIENAAYSPSNVVPGIGFSPDKVLQARIFSYADAHRYRLGTHYEALPANAPKCPVHHYHKDGAMRFFENPGHNPDAYYEPNSYGGPVADPSVAEPPLHISGDAARYAQQDQLGDYKQPGDLFRLFSAEQQQRLFSNIAAAMRGVPREIIERQLKHFDQADPAYGAGVRAALGSAHS from the coding sequence ATGAAAGAAAAGCCAAAACTGACCACTAGCGCCGGTGCGCCGGTATCAAACAATCAGAACTCGGAAACTGCAGGGCAACATGGCCCGGTACTCTTGCAGGACTATAAGCTGATCGAGAAGCTGGCTCACCAAAACCGTGAGCGCATACCCGAGCGTGTAGTACACGCCAAGGGGTGGGGCGCACTAGGCACGTTTCGGGTAACCGGAGACATTACGAAGTACAGCCGAGCCAAGATCTTCTCGCAGGTAGGGAAAGAGACACCCGTACTGTCTCGCTTCTCCACTGTGGCGGGCGAGCTGGGCGCTGCCGATACCGAGCGCGACGTGCGCGGGTTCTCGCTGAAATTCTATACAGAAGAGGGGAACTGGGACCTGGTGGGCAACAATACGCCGGTATTCTTTATCCGCGACGGGTACAAGTTTCCCGACTTTATCCGCACCCAGAAGCGTCACCCCAAGACCAACCTGCGCTCTGCCACTGCCATGTGGGACTTCTGGAGCCAAACGCCGGAGAGCCTGCACCAGGTTACCATCCTGATGTCGGACCGCGGCATACCCCGCACACCCATGCACATGAATGGCTACGGATCGCACACCTTCAGTTTCTGGAACGATAAGAATGAGCGATTTTGGGTAAAATTTCACTTCAAAACACAGCAGGGCCACGCGCATTACACCAATGAGGAGAGTGCCAAGGTGATAGGAGAAACGCGTGAGAAGTACCAGGAAGAGCTGTACGGGGCCATAGAGTCGGGCCGGTATCCCCGATGGACGCTGTATGTGCAGGTAATGCCGGAGACCGATGCCGAGAAGACCCCTTACAACCCCTTCGACCTGACCCGGGTATGGCCGCACGCAGACTATCCGCTGATAGAAGTGGGTGTACTGGAGCTGAACCGGAACCCCGATAACTACTGGCAGTATATCGAGAACGCAGCCTACTCGCCCTCTAACGTAGTGCCAGGCATTGGCTTTTCGCCCGATAAAGTGCTACAGGCGCGCATCTTCTCTTATGCCGATGCACACCGCTACCGCCTGGGCACCCACTACGAAGCCTTACCCGCCAATGCACCAAAGTGCCCCGTGCACCACTACCACAAGGACGGGGCCATGCGCTTTTTTGAGAACCCCGGTCACAACCCGGATGCCTATTATGAACCCAACTCCTACGGCGGGCCAGTTGCGGATCCATCGGTAGCAGAGCCACCACTGCACATTAGCGGCGACGCTGCTCGCTATGCGCAGCAAGACCAACTGGGAGACTACAAGCAGCCGGGAGACCTTTTCCGCCTGTTCAGTGCCGAGCAGCAGCAGCGGTTGTTTTCCAACATTGCCGCTGCCATGCGGGGCGTACCCCGCGAAATCATAGAGCGCCAGCTGAAGCACTTTGACCAGGCCGACCCAGCCTATGGAGCGGGTGTGCGGGCGGCACTGGGTAGTGCACACAGCTAG
- the mnmE gene encoding tRNA uridine-5-carboxymethylaminomethyl(34) synthesis GTPase MnmE: MTDTDIIVAPATAAGSALAVVRLSGAGCIALVNGVFHGADLTQLEGHRLAFGRIVQADQVLDEVLISVFRAPRSYTRQEVVEISCHGSPYILRQLVQLLCQRGARLAQPGEFTRRAFLNGALDLSQAEAVADLIAADSEAAQRLAMQQLRGGISHELKALREQLVHFAALLELELDFAEEDVEFANRSQLVDTINSALQRVEALAGSFAAGNALKEGIPTVILGRPNAGKSTLLNALLQDARAIVSDIPGTTRDVIEDRLNLGGFSFRLTDTAGLREQAGDAIEAEGIRRSMERLSQAALVLFLYDAVAEDWQTAHAYFGSLPLPQGARALYLANKTELPATHPTPPEVLRLSARDGLGLAALRQQLVQHAEALQGGQDTLITHQRHYSALTAARTALQELRQGLEMGLSGEMVALDLRLALQHLGEITGEVTTDEVLGAIFSKFCIGK, translated from the coding sequence ATGACCGATACCGACATCATCGTAGCCCCGGCTACGGCAGCAGGCAGTGCGCTGGCCGTGGTGCGCCTGAGTGGCGCGGGCTGCATAGCCCTGGTAAATGGGGTGTTCCACGGGGCCGACCTCACACAGCTTGAGGGCCATCGTCTGGCCTTTGGCCGAATCGTGCAGGCCGACCAGGTGCTGGATGAGGTGCTGATCAGTGTGTTTCGCGCACCCCGCAGCTATACGCGCCAAGAGGTGGTGGAGATCAGCTGCCATGGCAGCCCCTACATCCTGCGGCAGCTGGTGCAGCTGCTGTGCCAGCGGGGTGCGCGCCTGGCCCAGCCGGGCGAGTTTACCCGCCGTGCTTTTCTGAACGGGGCGCTGGACCTATCGCAGGCCGAGGCCGTGGCCGACCTGATAGCGGCAGACAGCGAGGCTGCCCAGCGCCTGGCCATGCAGCAGCTGCGGGGTGGTATATCCCACGAGCTGAAGGCCCTGCGCGAACAGCTGGTGCACTTTGCTGCCCTGCTGGAGCTGGAGCTGGATTTTGCCGAAGAGGACGTAGAGTTTGCCAACCGTAGCCAGCTGGTGGATACCATAAACAGCGCCCTGCAGCGGGTGGAAGCCCTGGCAGGCAGCTTTGCGGCGGGTAATGCCCTGAAGGAAGGCATTCCTACCGTTATCCTGGGGCGACCAAACGCCGGGAAGAGCACCCTGCTGAATGCCCTGCTACAGGATGCCCGCGCCATAGTGAGCGATATACCCGGTACCACACGAGACGTGATAGAAGACCGCCTGAACCTGGGGGGCTTTTCGTTCCGGCTGACAGATACGGCCGGCCTGCGCGAGCAAGCCGGCGATGCCATAGAGGCCGAGGGGATACGCCGCAGTATGGAGCGGCTAAGCCAGGCCGCGCTGGTGCTCTTCTTGTACGATGCGGTGGCCGAAGACTGGCAAACTGCCCACGCGTACTTTGGCAGCCTGCCCCTGCCACAGGGGGCACGGGCGCTGTATCTGGCCAACAAGACGGAGCTACCCGCCACCCACCCCACCCCACCCGAGGTATTGCGCCTCTCGGCAAGAGACGGGCTGGGCCTGGCGGCCCTGCGCCAGCAGCTGGTGCAGCATGCCGAGGCCCTGCAGGGGGGGCAGGATACCCTGATAACCCACCAGCGACACTATAGCGCCCTAACCGCGGCCCGCACGGCCCTACAGGAGCTGAGGCAGGGCCTAGAGATGGGCCTGAGCGGCGAAATGGTAGCACTAGACCTCCGCCTGGCCCTACAGCACCTGGGCGAAATAACCGGCGAAGTAACCACCGATGAGGTGCTGGGCGCCATCTTCTCAAAATTTTGTATAGGAAAATAA
- the kbl gene encoding glycine C-acetyltransferase, protein MYDTLKPRLQQELKDTQEAGLFKRERVIASPQAAEIRLEDGSEVLNFCANNYLGLSSHPRVVEAAKRAIDSHGYGMSSVRFICGTQDLHKQLEHDLSAFLQTEDTILYAACFDANGGVFEPLFGANDAIISDALNHASIIDGVRLCKAQRLRYEHNNMEDLERCLKESQHCENRIIVTDGVFSMDGTIAQLDKICDLADRYRALVMVDECHSMGFMGTTGRGTIEHCGVMGRVDIITGTLGKALGGAMGGFTSGRKEIVEMLRQRSRPYLFSNSLAPSIVGASIEVLKLLNETTELRDRLEENTRYFRAQMEAAGFDLKPGSHAIVPVMLYDAPLSQKVADALLQRGIYVIGFYYPVVPKGQARIRVQLSAAHTRAQLDRCIQAFTAVGKELGVLKQAV, encoded by the coding sequence ATGTACGACACCCTGAAACCCCGGCTACAACAGGAACTGAAAGATACCCAGGAAGCAGGCCTCTTCAAGCGCGAGCGCGTAATAGCCAGCCCGCAGGCCGCCGAGATTCGCCTGGAGGATGGCAGCGAGGTGCTGAACTTCTGCGCCAATAACTACCTGGGCCTCAGCAGCCACCCGCGTGTGGTAGAGGCCGCCAAAAGGGCTATTGACAGCCATGGCTATGGCATGAGCTCGGTACGCTTTATCTGCGGTACGCAAGACCTGCACAAGCAGCTGGAGCACGATCTGTCCGCCTTTCTGCAAACAGAAGATACCATCCTGTACGCGGCCTGCTTTGATGCCAATGGCGGGGTATTCGAGCCTTTGTTTGGGGCCAATGACGCCATCATCTCCGATGCGCTGAACCACGCCAGCATCATAGACGGGGTGCGACTGTGCAAGGCACAACGTCTTCGTTATGAGCATAATAACATGGAAGACCTGGAGCGATGCCTGAAGGAGAGCCAGCACTGTGAGAACCGCATTATTGTAACCGATGGGGTCTTCAGCATGGATGGCACCATAGCCCAGCTGGACAAGATATGCGACCTGGCCGACCGCTACCGGGCACTGGTGATGGTAGACGAGTGCCACAGCATGGGCTTTATGGGCACCACCGGCCGTGGCACCATAGAGCACTGTGGGGTAATGGGCCGCGTAGACATCATAACCGGCACCCTGGGCAAGGCCCTGGGCGGTGCCATGGGCGGCTTTACCTCGGGCCGTAAGGAGATAGTGGAAATGCTGCGCCAGCGTAGCCGCCCATATCTGTTTAGCAACAGCCTGGCGCCCAGTATCGTAGGTGCTAGCATCGAGGTGCTGAAGCTGCTGAACGAAACCACGGAGCTGCGCGACCGCCTGGAGGAAAACACCCGCTACTTCCGCGCCCAGATGGAGGCCGCCGGTTTCGACCTGAAGCCCGGTAGCCATGCCATCGTGCCCGTGATGCTGTACGATGCCCCCCTAAGCCAGAAGGTGGCCGATGCCCTGCTACAGCGCGGCATCTATGTCATCGGCTTTTACTACCCCGTGGTGCCCAAGGGGCAGGCGCGCATCCGCGTGCAGCTAAGTGCGGCACACACCCGCGCCCAGCTGGATAGGTGCATACAGGCCTTTACGGCGGTAGGCAAAGAGCTAGGGGTGCTGAAACAGGCCGTATAG
- a CDS encoding helix-turn-helix transcriptional regulator — translation MKEKSPAYAELIQNYTRFDTCPVTATLAVIGGKWKPIILYLISHDVNRFGELLKMVDGISKKVLTAQLRELERDGILHRKVYAEIPPRVEYSITAKGLTLRPILIAMREWGLENLEGLAR, via the coding sequence ATGAAAGAAAAATCGCCCGCCTATGCCGAGCTGATCCAAAACTACACCCGATTCGACACCTGTCCGGTAACGGCTACGCTGGCGGTCATTGGGGGCAAGTGGAAGCCCATTATTCTCTACTTGATTAGCCACGACGTAAATCGCTTTGGCGAGCTACTGAAGATGGTAGACGGAATTAGCAAGAAAGTGCTAACAGCCCAATTGCGCGAGCTGGAGCGGGATGGAATCCTGCACCGTAAGGTGTATGCAGAGATCCCACCCCGGGTTGAGTATTCGATCACCGCCAAGGGCCTAACCCTCCGACCTATCCTGATCGCGATGCGCGAGTGGGGACTGGAAAATCTGGAAGGACTGGCCCGATAG